A region from the Haloarchaeobius salinus genome encodes:
- a CDS encoding ATP-dependent helicase produces MTDNRTAHEQVPEPRDAQRDIIESDAYPMRVRAGAGTGKTFTMVRKIQRLIENGTAPDRILALTFTNKAADSMREKLVETVGEQGYDIEAYTYHAICHELLQEFAYHADLDPRYDIATDADRFALSYEVLDEMPYRFTNPDVYEGVDYASGASDRLLKFIPAMKRAGITPDDVDAYLPSVDRLFELGALTDEIHDAADEHLRVGWQKITRDRLDEMIDNLGAMELTLAELRADLHDDGMEAHVASYLDVMSETCVSMGVFLDENRAEILDGDLTYSFKLPAHLFGQYSGAPKGMPSLDYSLPGKLDEFVERCQTLSDLAPGYRAYEARLDEENLLDFNDLVLATVDLLQDDTVAGWLGERYDYVFCDEYQDTDTVQFELVQRLAAEADLFVVGDADQAIYEWRGANVENIGPRLDETYPNLHDETLEENFRSRQPILDLANNALSHLEARASDKELTAVGDAADADTGVVTLEADEEPEDEAAQLTNALVRLINGDNDIADTEYSPGDIAILVRKKRHARPIADELTSAGIPYELGGDLASEAPGVETVIAALKALANPHDDVALNRVLAMRYRIHRKDLERLNTHELPRTGSDEETPLQTSLLELPLDELTEPERVETAREQLGDLWAKRDTYSLSRLYQELKSTMRIEWFLSEQERRDLRALDEVVSSFEEGAVEPELSGRFIEFLDQHDIITEVSDREMEDQPEAQEAAVSIMTIHKSKGLEFPVVVLPQLRADEWEPQARTYDVVEHVLDGGSPLDHDFAERDEHEARRLLHVGITRAEELSILSGRYDDSDDDSGDETISPATVGDVLPGTVPWSIDGVSFPIWETIQESRPPTAIDGTETLASPVDVTGRVAAVEGQQQYSRSAGQDRVLGLAKQALEGDLDPALADELPPDIIGEPADATLHRRHSYTSLDTFETCQRRHYLSHVVRAFDDPVTGQGIGAGNSGPSQQAIGILFHDTAERAADRGYTSKAEWLALAERVAMIRGEGDVLPAVEECIERFFQTEASEWEILAAERGFELSFDGESIVGLIDALCRRQNGDLVVLDYKATQKERSLDDDLQLPIYLLACEQLFEEPVRTAGYAYVGEQGPRIDLREFTDADLDRVREQLSDRLSDAAESSFGTYTAGDHCKYCPHRSLSCSDEADIDISH; encoded by the coding sequence ATGACTGACAACAGAACCGCCCACGAGCAAGTCCCAGAGCCACGAGACGCCCAACGTGACATCATCGAGAGCGATGCCTACCCGATGCGAGTCCGAGCTGGCGCTGGTACGGGGAAGACGTTCACGATGGTTCGGAAGATCCAGCGACTCATCGAGAACGGAACGGCACCGGACCGTATCCTCGCGCTGACGTTCACGAACAAAGCTGCCGACTCGATGCGCGAGAAACTCGTCGAGACTGTCGGCGAACAGGGATACGACATCGAGGCGTACACCTACCACGCCATCTGCCACGAGCTCCTGCAGGAGTTCGCGTACCACGCGGACCTCGACCCGCGGTACGACATCGCAACGGACGCCGACCGGTTCGCGCTCAGCTACGAGGTCCTCGACGAGATGCCATACCGGTTCACGAACCCGGACGTGTACGAGGGCGTAGACTATGCGAGCGGGGCTTCGGATCGACTCCTGAAGTTCATCCCGGCGATGAAACGTGCCGGGATCACGCCCGACGACGTCGACGCGTACCTGCCGAGCGTCGACCGACTGTTCGAACTCGGCGCGCTGACCGACGAGATCCACGACGCCGCGGACGAGCATCTCAGAGTCGGCTGGCAGAAGATCACCCGGGACCGCCTCGACGAGATGATCGACAACCTCGGCGCGATGGAACTGACACTGGCGGAACTCCGCGCCGACCTGCACGACGATGGGATGGAGGCACACGTGGCTTCCTATCTCGATGTTATGTCCGAGACCTGCGTCTCAATGGGGGTATTCCTCGACGAAAACAGAGCGGAGATCCTCGACGGTGACCTCACGTACAGCTTCAAACTCCCCGCGCACCTGTTCGGCCAGTACAGCGGTGCTCCGAAGGGGATGCCCTCCCTCGACTACTCGCTCCCCGGGAAACTCGACGAGTTCGTCGAGCGCTGCCAGACACTCTCCGACCTCGCCCCCGGGTACAGAGCGTACGAGGCTCGACTTGACGAGGAGAACCTGCTCGACTTCAACGACCTCGTCCTCGCGACGGTCGATCTCCTGCAGGACGACACGGTCGCGGGCTGGCTCGGCGAGCGCTACGATTACGTCTTCTGTGACGAGTACCAGGACACCGACACCGTCCAGTTCGAGCTCGTCCAGCGGCTCGCTGCCGAGGCCGACCTCTTCGTCGTCGGCGATGCCGACCAAGCGATCTACGAGTGGCGGGGCGCGAACGTCGAGAACATCGGTCCGCGACTCGACGAGACCTACCCCAACCTGCACGACGAGACGCTCGAGGAGAACTTCCGCTCCCGACAGCCGATCCTCGACCTCGCGAACAACGCGCTCTCGCACCTGGAGGCTCGCGCAAGTGACAAAGAACTCACCGCGGTTGGAGACGCCGCAGATGCTGACACGGGTGTCGTCACGCTCGAAGCGGACGAAGAGCCCGAGGACGAAGCAGCCCAGCTCACGAACGCGCTCGTTCGCCTCATCAACGGAGACAACGACATCGCCGACACAGAGTACAGTCCCGGTGACATCGCCATCCTCGTCCGCAAGAAACGCCACGCACGGCCTATCGCAGACGAACTCACTTCGGCTGGTATCCCATACGAACTCGGCGGCGATCTCGCGTCTGAAGCACCCGGTGTGGAGACCGTCATTGCTGCACTCAAGGCACTCGCGAACCCACACGACGATGTCGCACTCAACAGGGTCCTCGCCATGCGGTACCGAATCCATCGGAAGGACCTCGAACGATTGAACACACACGAACTGCCACGCACGGGTTCGGACGAGGAGACACCGCTCCAGACCTCGCTTCTCGAACTACCGTTGGACGAACTTACCGAACCCGAGCGGGTCGAAACGGCGCGCGAGCAACTCGGCGACCTGTGGGCGAAGCGCGACACCTACTCGCTCTCTCGCCTCTATCAGGAGCTCAAGTCGACGATGCGTATCGAGTGGTTCCTCTCCGAGCAGGAGCGCCGCGACCTACGGGCACTCGACGAAGTCGTGAGCTCGTTCGAGGAGGGTGCTGTCGAGCCAGAACTGTCCGGCCGGTTCATCGAGTTCCTCGACCAGCACGACATCATTACGGAGGTCTCCGACCGCGAGATGGAGGACCAGCCCGAGGCGCAAGAGGCAGCGGTCTCCATCATGACGATCCACAAGAGCAAGGGGCTCGAGTTCCCGGTCGTCGTCCTCCCGCAACTCCGTGCAGACGAGTGGGAGCCCCAGGCCCGCACGTACGACGTCGTCGAGCACGTCCTCGATGGTGGCTCCCCCCTCGACCACGACTTCGCCGAGCGGGACGAGCACGAGGCCCGCCGATTGCTCCACGTCGGTATCACTCGTGCAGAGGAACTCTCGATCCTCAGCGGCCGGTACGACGACTCTGACGACGACTCCGGCGACGAGACCATTTCACCAGCCACTGTCGGCGATGTCCTCCCAGGTACCGTCCCGTGGTCCATCGATGGCGTCTCGTTCCCCATCTGGGAGACGATTCAGGAGAGCCGGCCGCCGACAGCGATAGACGGAACCGAAACCCTCGCAAGCCCGGTCGACGTGACTGGACGGGTTGCCGCAGTCGAAGGCCAGCAACAGTACAGCCGATCGGCCGGACAGGACCGCGTCTTGGGCCTAGCGAAGCAGGCGCTCGAAGGTGATCTCGACCCTGCGCTTGCTGACGAGCTCCCCCCGGACATCATTGGTGAACCAGCCGATGCGACACTCCACCGGCGACACAGTTACACATCGCTAGACACGTTTGAAACCTGCCAGCGACGGCACTATCTCAGCCACGTCGTCAGAGCGTTCGACGACCCTGTCACCGGTCAGGGGATCGGAGCAGGAAACAGTGGCCCCAGCCAACAAGCGATCGGCATCCTGTTCCACGACACTGCGGAACGAGCGGCCGATCGTGGGTACACGAGCAAAGCAGAGTGGCTGGCGCTTGCTGAGCGTGTCGCGATGATTCGGGGCGAAGGGGATGTACTCCCGGCGGTCGAGGAGTGTATCGAACGGTTCTTCCAGACTGAGGCGAGCGAGTGGGAGATACTGGCTGCAGAGCGCGGCTTCGAGCTGTCGTTCGACGGCGAAAGTATCGTCGGGTTGATTGACGCCCTCTGCCGTCGCCAGAATGGCGATCTGGTCGTCCTCGATTACAAAGCCACGCAGAAAGAGCGGTCACTCGACGACGATCTCCAACTGCCGATCTACCTGCTTGCCTGTGAGCAACTGTTCGAGGAACCAGTCAGGACTGCCGGCTATGCATATGTCGGGGAGCAGGGGCCACGAATCGACCTGCGGGAGTTCACCGACGCGGACCTGGACCGTGTGAGGGAACAGCTGTCCGACCGTCTCTCAGACGCCGCTGAGAGTTCCTTTGGGACGTACACGGCTGGAGACCACTGCAAGTACTGTCCCCACAGGAGTCTCTCCTGTAGTGATGAGGCAGACATCGATATCTCACATTGA
- a CDS encoding PD-(D/E)XK nuclease family protein translates to MSEDIIRVSPSRLATYATCPRQYEYDKEWSVESPEESRRYLDRGLAYHGAIEDTCAWVADQPEPPTDDEIQTYAHEAIERRWDEQADREEYASDAQFAYDRQVAIAGVDAYFAAAGLEHARNSVEQEGWLTCDRGDVHLRGRVDNIVRTDEALQIIDYKGSLSGIVSGRTHNRIETHHAGEEYHASILKSVFQAATYIEGAKATEHYEPGMDIEFTFYSVLYNVDRTPGHDGISVEVTGKSRDVGWIYEAHEDTIWSLIDDCYTGIVDGEFMPEPWEEIHENACGDCSYQGMCGDYIGAEVSLDD, encoded by the coding sequence GTGAGTGAAGACATCATTCGTGTCTCGCCGTCGAGGCTGGCGACCTACGCGACCTGCCCACGCCAGTACGAGTACGACAAGGAGTGGTCGGTCGAGTCGCCCGAGGAGTCACGGCGGTATCTCGACCGGGGGCTCGCCTACCACGGTGCCATCGAGGACACGTGTGCATGGGTCGCCGATCAGCCCGAGCCGCCGACGGACGACGAGATCCAAACCTACGCTCACGAAGCGATTGAACGCCGATGGGACGAACAAGCGGACCGTGAGGAGTACGCCTCGGACGCCCAGTTCGCCTACGACCGGCAGGTCGCGATCGCCGGTGTAGACGCGTACTTCGCCGCGGCTGGCCTTGAACACGCTCGCAATTCCGTCGAACAGGAAGGCTGGCTCACCTGCGATCGTGGCGATGTCCATCTGCGTGGGCGCGTGGACAACATCGTCCGGACCGACGAGGCACTCCAGATCATCGACTACAAGGGCTCACTCTCCGGCATCGTCTCCGGCCGGACTCACAACCGTATCGAGACCCACCACGCCGGCGAGGAGTACCACGCTAGCATTCTGAAGAGCGTCTTCCAAGCTGCCACCTACATCGAGGGCGCGAAGGCGACGGAGCACTACGAGCCAGGGATGGATATCGAGTTCACGTTCTATAGCGTCCTCTACAACGTCGACCGGACTCCTGGACACGATGGTATCTCTGTCGAGGTAACTGGGAAATCCCGCGACGTCGGCTGGATCTACGAGGCCCACGAGGACACCATCTGGTCGCTCATCGACGACTGCTACACTGGCATCGTCGACGGCGAGTTCATGCCGGAACCGTGGGAAGAAATCCACGAGAACGCGTGTGGCGACTGCTCGTATCAGGGAATGTGCGGTGACTACATCGGTGCGGAGGTGAGTCTCGATGACTGA
- a CDS encoding N-6 DNA methylase yields MEADVEQKELACLLIETIDGIASNLCKRGSLTGEIPARYKQWLADRNMDDSQRSREILSRACVFDFYLKSALYSLHESEHEGLAELSVNADFQARFAEAERASQNKGFELSDPADLITEVVESEIQTVLALRSALNATSHPAETLSMVYERLFVQEDRRDLGQFATPNYISNILAEWAIDDAGDTVLDPGVGAGMLSSAAVTEKIQQGATKPLQDIRANDIDELSISMAAVSLKLVDGPGSPVLEKGNFLDITAHDWTESGRIQTEPVDAVVANPPYSRSQALEVDLKSEANQTVSGETGIDFHGKSPLYVYFLAHAAQFVAEGGRLAFIIPSGFMETAFGVPFKRYLVDQFQIDAIVQLDEEENTFRGVRTTTSLVFLQYKQAPEDHETTFINLRRWPDVDSLDDLCETDFDNDSDADGYRVDLLQRLLSPEDNWQHYLSPTETDEITGLKDFTDIATIKRGIATGNNSLFCLNKSDRAEHDIPDRFLKPIIRSAKDIPGYEITQEDWEGWKDGGKDVWLLYAYENDEKITDRGPLEEYLSYAESAFDTDRELFNRRNPWYCVDKREPAPILAKYMSRTGSQFIYNDAELRTLNNFHIIDPDFDSDEQQVKALLAYLNSNIVRKEISKVSRSYSGLKKIELGALKSAPVIDPRELESSVVDRLATLFDKLEKRDRFDGDVDDVRRDIDDMLRDILELSVESDPSVAED; encoded by the coding sequence GTGGAAGCTGACGTTGAGCAAAAGGAACTCGCCTGTTTACTCATCGAGACGATTGATGGTATCGCGTCCAACCTATGCAAGCGGGGGTCGCTTACCGGGGAGATTCCTGCCAGGTACAAACAGTGGTTAGCTGACCGGAATATGGACGACTCCCAACGGTCCAGAGAAATCCTCTCCCGAGCGTGTGTTTTCGATTTTTATCTCAAGAGTGCCCTCTATTCGCTGCACGAGTCTGAACATGAGGGACTCGCTGAACTATCTGTAAACGCGGACTTCCAGGCCCGTTTTGCTGAAGCTGAACGCGCATCTCAGAACAAGGGCTTCGAGCTTAGTGACCCGGCTGATCTGATTACTGAGGTCGTCGAATCGGAAATTCAAACCGTCCTTGCTCTTCGAAGCGCGCTAAATGCCACATCCCATCCTGCAGAGACTCTCAGTATGGTGTACGAACGTCTGTTCGTCCAAGAAGACCGGCGTGACTTGGGACAATTCGCTACTCCGAATTACATCAGTAATATCCTCGCTGAGTGGGCGATTGACGATGCAGGTGATACCGTTCTAGACCCTGGAGTCGGTGCCGGGATGCTCTCGTCGGCAGCTGTAACAGAAAAAATTCAGCAGGGGGCGACCAAACCTCTCCAAGACATCCGGGCAAACGACATCGATGAGCTGTCGATATCGATGGCTGCAGTGTCGCTAAAGCTCGTCGACGGACCCGGTAGTCCGGTGCTCGAAAAAGGGAATTTTCTCGATATTACGGCGCACGATTGGACCGAAAGCGGGCGCATCCAAACGGAGCCCGTCGACGCTGTCGTGGCGAACCCACCGTATTCGAGATCGCAGGCCTTGGAGGTAGACCTCAAGTCCGAAGCAAATCAAACGGTCTCTGGTGAGACAGGAATTGATTTCCACGGGAAATCACCTCTCTACGTGTATTTTCTCGCCCACGCTGCCCAGTTCGTCGCAGAAGGCGGTCGATTAGCCTTCATCATACCGTCTGGGTTTATGGAGACTGCTTTCGGCGTTCCGTTCAAGCGGTATCTCGTAGACCAGTTTCAGATCGATGCGATCGTCCAACTTGACGAAGAAGAGAACACTTTCCGTGGAGTTCGGACTACTACGAGTCTCGTGTTCTTGCAGTACAAGCAAGCGCCGGAAGACCACGAGACAACTTTCATCAACCTTCGACGCTGGCCGGACGTCGACAGTCTCGATGACCTCTGTGAGACCGATTTCGACAACGATTCAGACGCAGACGGTTATCGCGTTGATCTTCTACAACGCTTACTCTCACCCGAAGACAATTGGCAACACTATCTTTCTCCGACAGAGACGGACGAAATCACGGGATTGAAGGATTTCACCGATATTGCGACCATCAAGCGCGGTATCGCGACGGGGAATAACAGCCTCTTCTGTTTAAACAAGAGCGACCGTGCGGAGCACGATATCCCTGACCGGTTCCTCAAACCGATTATCAGGAGCGCCAAGGACATCCCTGGTTATGAAATTACACAGGAGGACTGGGAAGGGTGGAAAGACGGGGGAAAAGATGTCTGGCTCCTCTACGCTTACGAAAACGATGAAAAAATCACCGACAGAGGCCCCCTTGAAGAATATCTCTCATACGCAGAATCAGCGTTCGACACAGATCGAGAACTCTTCAATCGTCGAAACCCGTGGTACTGTGTTGATAAGCGCGAGCCAGCACCAATTCTCGCGAAATACATGAGCCGAACGGGATCACAGTTCATCTATAACGACGCGGAACTTCGAACACTCAACAACTTCCACATCATCGATCCTGATTTTGACTCCGATGAACAGCAGGTCAAGGCCCTCCTAGCCTATCTCAACAGTAATATCGTCCGGAAAGAGATCAGTAAGGTAAGTCGGTCGTACTCTGGTCTCAAGAAAATCGAGCTCGGCGCCCTGAAAAGTGCACCAGTGATTGACCCCCGAGAACTGGAGTCATCAGTAGTTGATCGGCTGGCAACACTTTTCGACAAGCTTGAGAAGCGAGACCGGTTTGACGGCGATGTCGATGACGTCAGAAGAGATATCGATGATATGCTGAGAGATATCCTTGAACTTTCTGTTGAGTCGGACCCTTCCGTTGCTGAGGATTGA